A window of Halalkalibacillus sediminis contains these coding sequences:
- a CDS encoding efflux RND transporter periplasmic adaptor subunit yields MKKKLWLLSLISLAMILTACNGDSSDNEEEQVETETPVEVSQVEVRDFTTTKSFTGRTMPSDQSPVIAQAPGEVEELFVEKGESVSEGDVLAEISSPQRGVYELEAGMDGIIQELNMREGRGVTSEEPAAMIISIDPLSMAFSVTARDANKFSVDDEVEFSISQLDYEGTATVTHVPATAGENGMFNIEAEAELPEDSEVTAGVTAQFYLEEVVEADAMVVPTEAVVDRGGERYVFKLEDGEAVRVPMEIASMQSSETAISLTEEDTLSEGDEVIVRGQLTLSDGQQVRIVEEAE; encoded by the coding sequence ATGAAGAAAAAACTATGGCTATTAAGCCTTATCTCATTAGCAATGATACTTACTGCTTGTAACGGCGACTCGAGTGATAACGAAGAAGAGCAGGTTGAAACAGAAACCCCTGTTGAAGTGAGCCAAGTGGAGGTCAGAGATTTTACAACAACGAAGTCATTTACAGGACGCACAATGCCGAGTGACCAATCACCAGTCATCGCTCAAGCCCCGGGAGAAGTTGAAGAGCTTTTTGTTGAAAAAGGAGAGAGCGTCTCAGAAGGTGATGTGTTGGCTGAAATTTCATCGCCTCAACGTGGTGTTTACGAACTAGAAGCCGGAATGGACGGAATCATTCAGGAGTTGAATATGCGCGAAGGTCGTGGTGTGACTAGTGAAGAACCCGCAGCTATGATCATTTCGATTGATCCTTTATCAATGGCGTTCTCCGTAACTGCGCGTGATGCGAATAAATTTTCAGTAGATGATGAAGTGGAGTTCTCGATTTCACAGCTTGATTATGAAGGAACAGCGACAGTGACACACGTTCCAGCAACAGCAGGTGAAAATGGGATGTTCAATATAGAAGCCGAAGCTGAATTACCTGAGGATTCCGAGGTGACTGCAGGAGTGACGGCCCAATTTTACTTAGAAGAGGTTGTTGAAGCGGACGCTATGGTCGTACCGACTGAAGCGGTAGTCGATCGTGGTGGAGAGCGTTATGTTTTCAAATTGGAAGACGGCGAAGCAGTTCGTGTACCAATGGAAATCGCATCGATGCAATCGAGTGAAACTGCAATTTCGCTAACTGAGGAAGACACGTTATCTGAAGGTGATGAAGTGATTGTTCGCGGACAGTTGACGTTGTCCGATGGTCAACAGGTCCGTATTGTAGAGGAGGCTGAATAA
- a CDS encoding competence protein ComK, protein MEDFIVNNFYRITKKTKMIKPYFKLNYCSKIIDTDGEYISKAKPIDIIDLSCKEECASYDARKKGVNYLFNFRNKAPIPINPNKGIVFFPTKAHKDSDNVWVSYCQVKDWKIHDKDPEKTIIEFQDGTFEAVDVTASTFRKQYLQAAQIFAHFTKDSYI, encoded by the coding sequence TTGGAAGATTTTATTGTGAACAATTTCTATCGAATAACGAAAAAGACGAAAATGATCAAACCGTATTTTAAACTGAACTACTGTAGTAAAATAATAGATACTGACGGAGAATACATATCAAAAGCTAAACCTATCGACATCATCGATCTCTCTTGCAAAGAAGAGTGTGCCTCTTATGATGCTCGAAAAAAAGGTGTCAATTATCTTTTCAATTTCCGAAACAAAGCCCCGATTCCGATTAACCCTAACAAGGGAATCGTATTTTTTCCCACCAAAGCACATAAAGATTCTGATAATGTTTGGGTCTCCTATTGCCAAGTTAAAGATTGGAAAATTCATGATAAAGATCCAGAGAAAACGATTATCGAATTCCAAGACGGCACGTTTGAAGCCGTCGATGTAACAGCTAGTACCTTTAGAAAGCAATATCTTCAAGCTGCACAGATTTTCGCTCATTTTACTAAAGATTCATACATTTAA
- the fabZ gene encoding 3-hydroxyacyl-ACP dehydratase FabZ produces MLDIEQIQKIIPHRYPFLLVDRVTELDEGKGAVGYKNVTANEPYFQGHFPNYKVMPGVLIVEALAQVGAVAILKLEKNQGKLGMFTGIDKCRFKRQVKPGDTLKLEVEMLKLKGPIGKAKAIATVEGETACEAEIMFAIVDPEE; encoded by the coding sequence ATGCTTGATATTGAACAGATCCAGAAAATCATTCCACATCGCTATCCATTTTTGCTTGTCGATCGAGTCACTGAGCTCGATGAAGGAAAAGGAGCGGTCGGTTATAAAAATGTGACTGCAAATGAACCATACTTCCAAGGCCATTTTCCAAATTACAAAGTGATGCCAGGCGTGTTGATCGTCGAAGCATTAGCTCAGGTCGGTGCAGTTGCCATTTTGAAATTGGAAAAAAATCAAGGAAAACTCGGGATGTTTACTGGCATCGACAAATGTCGCTTTAAACGTCAAGTGAAACCTGGTGATACATTGAAACTCGAAGTTGAAATGTTGAAATTAAAAGGCCCGATCGGAAAAGCCAAAGCAATTGCTACTGTTGAAGGTGAGACTGCTTGTGAAGCAGAAATCATGTTCGCAATCGTAGATCCAGAAGAATAA
- a CDS encoding DNA-directed RNA polymerase subunit beta: protein MASESNNQSSKKMIPGTKVFSPEEQKPVSKDTEENLTPMAEVPGIKMFEPTQGNEDPGDPWKNAVHPTQWPDSEEETDTMQQEAVEEKQEQQEQHEEEQEKKPQKEGKKSKKRKEVKEEKKEEEFKHKRKGFIRIFPVWLRVIVILALTVGALVAGLMVGYGVLGEGDDMNDVLDRQLWEGIYDYMRGE, encoded by the coding sequence ATGGCATCAGAATCTAATAACCAATCGAGTAAAAAAATGATACCTGGAACGAAGGTGTTTTCGCCTGAAGAACAAAAGCCAGTGTCAAAGGATACTGAAGAAAATTTAACGCCGATGGCAGAAGTACCAGGCATAAAGATGTTCGAACCAACTCAAGGCAACGAAGACCCGGGTGATCCGTGGAAGAATGCCGTTCACCCTACACAATGGCCAGATTCGGAGGAAGAAACGGATACTATGCAACAAGAGGCAGTAGAAGAAAAGCAAGAACAACAAGAGCAACATGAGGAAGAACAAGAGAAAAAGCCCCAAAAAGAGGGCAAGAAAAGCAAGAAACGTAAAGAAGTAAAAGAAGAGAAAAAAGAAGAAGAGTTTAAGCATAAAAGAAAAGGATTTATTCGAATCTTCCCTGTATGGCTAAGGGTAATTGTCATCTTAGCGCTGACTGTTGGAGCATTAGTAGCCGGATTGATGGTTGGTTATGGTGTTCTGGGCGAAGGTGATGACATGAATGACGTTCTTGATCGTCAATTATGGGAAGGTATTTATGACTATATGCGAGGTGAATAA
- a CDS encoding flagellar hook-basal body protein: MRSMLTAATTMNQLQSRMDLQSNNLANLNTYGYKGRQSNFSSLLFQQVDNIQGNDADSPRLTPEGIRQGAGSRLAHTNMNMNVGTLQTTERELDVAIQDRNRFFVVNAQVENGETEQRFTRSGNFYLQPINGGEQSMLTTSEGNPVAGQNGPILIDEGFDGIRLTDQGGVEVTRNGQTAVEGNLQVVDIERTRGLEPVGANSYRLDLEGLGVPADELVAAVAPAEANLAPGALEASNVNFGQEMTSLIESQRAYSFNAQAIRMGDQMMGLIGSMRS, encoded by the coding sequence ATGCGGAGTATGCTGACTGCTGCGACGACGATGAATCAATTGCAGAGCCGGATGGATTTGCAGTCGAATAATTTGGCAAATTTGAATACATATGGTTATAAGGGTCGACAGAGTAATTTTTCATCGTTATTGTTCCAGCAAGTGGATAATATTCAGGGGAATGATGCGGATTCGCCGCGTTTGACACCTGAAGGGATTCGTCAGGGTGCGGGTTCTCGTCTTGCGCATACGAACATGAATATGAACGTAGGGACCTTACAAACTACTGAGCGTGAGTTGGATGTCGCAATCCAAGACCGTAATCGTTTCTTCGTGGTCAATGCTCAAGTAGAAAATGGCGAAACAGAGCAGCGCTTCACTCGCTCGGGTAATTTCTATTTACAGCCTATTAATGGTGGAGAGCAGTCGATGCTCACAACTAGTGAAGGGAACCCGGTCGCAGGGCAAAACGGTCCGATACTAATCGATGAAGGGTTTGATGGTATACGCCTTACAGATCAAGGTGGCGTGGAAGTTACTCGTAACGGCCAAACAGCTGTTGAAGGGAACTTGCAAGTTGTCGACATCGAACGGACACGTGGATTAGAACCTGTTGGAGCGAACAGCTATAGACTGGACTTGGAAGGTTTAGGAGTGCCAGCAGATGAGCTAGTTGCAGCGGTGGCCCCTGCAGAAGCGAATTTAGCACCGGGAGCATTGGAAGCATCTAATGTGAACTTCGGACAAGAGATGACTTCGTTAATTGAATCTCAACGTGCCTATTCATTCAACGCACAAGCGATTCGTATGGGTGACCAGATGATGGGACTCATTGGAAGTATGCGCTCTTAA
- a CDS encoding CDP-glycerol glycerophosphotransferase family protein — translation MRRLIKRILSIFCSLIKIKPSTFLIIESSFPSGSNTKILAEELWKHYTVDTIHIDELYYKKRDYIKFLKQIIKISQYEFIVTSHGFKKYNPKQIVIDLWHGTPLKAMRYMEKNEQVYEEEGFDPDHLITSSKLESSLLAACMHVHFSKHEILGSPRNDYLFKKTENEFTNKLSDFNKVLLYMPTFRSGYLNRKEGEVDQSFLEEKEFISYLESNNYLLITKFHPLEEKSIKYSSDHIMNLTSETLLSLNIDLYQVLPHTDLLITDYSSIYFDYLLLDRPIIFLNKDIDQYRKTRGLLLEPYDFWTPGIKVQNDQLISSAINQSFDKDEYKKRREELRSVFHLHQDGKSTERVVDFISDLVAKRGR, via the coding sequence ATGAGACGATTGATCAAAAGAATCCTGTCTATTTTTTGTTCGTTAATAAAGATTAAGCCTTCTACATTTCTAATTATAGAATCATCTTTTCCGTCTGGCTCTAACACAAAAATATTGGCGGAAGAATTGTGGAAGCATTACACAGTTGATACTATCCATATTGACGAGCTCTATTACAAGAAGAGAGACTATATAAAATTCCTCAAACAGATCATTAAAATTTCCCAATATGAATTCATTGTCACGTCGCATGGCTTTAAAAAGTATAATCCGAAACAAATCGTCATTGATTTGTGGCATGGCACGCCTTTGAAAGCAATGAGGTACATGGAAAAAAATGAGCAGGTTTACGAGGAAGAGGGGTTTGATCCAGACCACCTAATCACTTCCTCAAAACTGGAGTCCTCATTACTGGCAGCTTGTATGCATGTCCATTTCTCGAAGCATGAAATACTAGGAAGCCCAAGGAACGACTATTTATTTAAGAAAACAGAGAACGAGTTTACCAATAAGCTCTCTGACTTCAATAAAGTTCTTTTATATATGCCGACTTTCAGAAGCGGTTATTTAAATCGGAAGGAGGGGGAGGTGGACCAATCATTTTTAGAGGAAAAAGAGTTCATTTCTTACCTTGAAAGTAATAACTACTTATTAATCACTAAATTTCACCCGTTAGAGGAAAAATCCATAAAGTACTCGAGTGACCATATAATGAACCTGACTTCAGAAACGTTACTAAGTCTTAATATAGATTTGTATCAAGTACTACCGCATACTGACTTGCTAATCACTGATTACTCAAGTATTTACTTTGATTACTTATTATTGGATCGACCGATCATTTTTTTGAACAAAGATATCGATCAATATCGAAAAACTCGAGGTCTTTTACTTGAACCATACGACTTCTGGACACCTGGAATCAAAGTCCAAAATGATCAGTTGATCTCCTCTGCGATTAATCAATCGTTTGATAAAGACGAATATAAAAAAAGAAGGGAAGAATTACGAAGTGTGTTTCATTTGCATCAGGATGGAAAATCAACTGAAAGAGTGGTCGACTTTATTAGTGATCTAGTTGCGAAGAGAGGACGCTGA
- a CDS encoding nuclease-related domain-containing protein has protein sequence MKDAQGVPSGLLKLLAIEKNLKGNHPRTSLIRNEVGVLSAGYHGENEMNYYLDMLMDEKLIALRNVRLSLMGKFFEIDLLILTPTFMLVTEVKNLTGVVLIDHRSGRMFQHINSKEKRYRDPILQVDSQAKQLEYFLKKKGVRFPPIHQLVVFVNRNVHFKGYDDQKLDDRIISAYKFPATFQEIKRDSSGVEVNWNIAYLAEMLESSIIPKDYKWLQYFELNYGDFEPGVKCAECSRKMFRDYKLKNWVCCGCGYASHWAFVESLKDFYLIFGDQITNRQARWWLGVESDSTTRRLLTKIGTEHIRRGKSSAFKMTFDFGNDFNYLRRRM, from the coding sequence TTGAAAGATGCTCAGGGGGTCCCATCAGGGTTATTGAAATTGTTAGCAATCGAGAAAAACTTGAAGGGTAATCACCCTAGAACATCACTTATTCGTAATGAAGTCGGGGTATTATCTGCAGGTTATCATGGTGAGAATGAAATGAATTATTATTTAGATATGTTAATGGACGAGAAATTAATTGCTTTGAGGAATGTCAGGTTGAGTTTGATGGGGAAGTTCTTTGAGATTGATTTGTTGATTCTAACCCCTACTTTTATGTTAGTGACAGAGGTAAAGAATTTGACGGGAGTGGTCTTGATCGATCACCGTTCAGGACGGATGTTCCAGCACATTAACAGTAAAGAGAAAAGATATCGGGACCCGATCTTGCAGGTAGATAGCCAGGCAAAGCAATTGGAGTATTTTCTGAAGAAAAAGGGTGTTCGGTTTCCGCCGATTCATCAGTTGGTTGTATTTGTGAACCGGAATGTTCATTTCAAAGGGTACGATGACCAGAAGTTGGATGATCGAATCATATCGGCCTACAAGTTTCCGGCGACGTTTCAAGAGATTAAGAGGGATAGTTCTGGTGTGGAGGTCAATTGGAATATTGCTTATCTCGCGGAAATGTTGGAGTCGAGTATTATTCCTAAGGATTATAAATGGTTGCAATACTTCGAGTTGAACTACGGTGATTTTGAGCCTGGTGTGAAGTGCGCTGAGTGTTCTAGGAAGATGTTTCGAGATTACAAGTTGAAAAATTGGGTTTGTTGTGGCTGCGGTTATGCCAGCCATTGGGCGTTTGTTGAATCTTTGAAGGACTTTTATTTGATTTTTGGAGATCAGATTACTAATAGACAAGCGAGGTGGTGGCTCGGGGTTGAATCCGATAGCACTACACGAAGACTGCTGACGAAGATAGGGACTGAACATATAAGAAGAGGAAAAAGTAGTGCTTTTAAGATGACTTTTGACTTTGGTAATGATTTTAATTATTTGAGAAGGAGGATGTAG
- a CDS encoding YjfB family protein, with translation MDVAAASIAMSQAQLKQNVGVSLAGQVKDQMSTQGEGLEKLLDAAQIDPNLGNSVDFKA, from the coding sequence ATGGACGTGGCTGCAGCATCTATCGCCATGAGCCAAGCGCAATTAAAACAAAATGTTGGGGTGAGCTTGGCTGGCCAGGTGAAAGATCAAATGAGCACACAAGGTGAAGGGTTGGAAAAGTTACTCGACGCTGCTCAAATCGATCCGAACTTGGGTAATTCAGTAGATTTTAAAGCTTAA
- a CDS encoding efflux RND transporter permease subunit, which translates to MRLVNTSIKRPVGVTMIILAILALGFVSFRNLSVDLYPEIDLPIAVVATSYDGAAPQEVEELVTRPIESSVSTIEGVETVQAQSSPGSSLVIMMFSTDTNLDNALLNVRESVDQVKSFLPDGAQDPNVLRFDPQQLPVMWVGLTGENKADLQSIAEDDIQPMLERQEGVGSINIEGGISEEIQVELDQESLNQYGLSSQQILQAIGGSNQSASAGVIDRGTQELQLRIPGQYESIDEIRETLIQTPSEQFVRLADVASVERDTTGESNVSLVNGQEAVVMSVLKKTDGNTVAVSDEVLAAMEDIRAELPEGVELNTVFDTSEFIRMSIDSVVQNLLLGAAFAVLILLLFLKSFRATLVIALSLPIAVITTFTLMYFTGETVNILTMGGLALGIGMMVDSSIVILEHIVTYRERGYSIVEASKKGASEIAPAVIASTTTTLVVFLPIVFVEGIASEIFTPLALTVSFALIASLAASVTLIPMLSSKLLTKALRKDGHRYWFDRVLNGVVKVYHKMLRWVLKWRKTAILLTILTIAASVLLVPRLGTAFIPEADQGQIEISATTPSGTNLQTTEEVAREINDVINTDSDIVESNYVSIGGGGGFSFDSGSNEATYMVQLVPEDERDMTTQEVMQAWDAEVQDIAGADIVVRTMGANISSGDPVQIQVRGPDFEVLQQLSDQFVEVISEVDGVYNPSTSADEGRPEMQILIDREVASGYGLTFDQVMGQVTSQLNGQVATQYRQSGEELDVRVMLPEDERSTIEDIEDLKIQSPNGASVSLMTLADVVQDQGPVTLSRQNQQPQVSVSSEIIDRDLGSVSADIQERLDGLDLPDGYSYSMGGEAQDMAEAFGDLALALVFSIFLVYAVMAVQFENFLYPFIIMFSLPATIVGVILGLFVTGMPFSIPAFIGIIMLAGIVVNNAIVLVDYINILRRNGSERWDAIMEAGATRLRPILMTSLTTMLGMIPLSLGLGQGGEAQQPMAVVIIFGLLVSMFFTLLLIPVVYTLFDDLSGKITRRKRKRKDAVEA; encoded by the coding sequence ATGCGCCTCGTCAATACATCCATCAAGCGACCGGTTGGGGTGACGATGATCATCTTAGCGATTTTAGCGCTAGGGTTCGTGTCATTCAGAAACCTGTCGGTAGACTTATATCCTGAAATCGATTTACCGATTGCGGTCGTCGCCACGTCATATGATGGCGCAGCGCCGCAGGAAGTCGAGGAACTCGTGACAAGACCGATCGAGTCCTCGGTCAGTACGATTGAAGGGGTCGAAACGGTGCAAGCTCAATCCTCACCAGGAAGCTCGCTTGTCATCATGATGTTTTCGACTGATACGAATTTAGATAATGCCTTATTGAACGTGAGGGAATCGGTCGACCAGGTGAAAAGCTTTTTGCCCGACGGAGCCCAGGACCCGAATGTTCTGAGGTTCGACCCACAACAACTACCGGTCATGTGGGTTGGCTTGACTGGGGAGAATAAAGCTGATTTACAGAGTATAGCTGAAGACGATATCCAACCGATGTTAGAACGACAAGAAGGTGTCGGTTCGATTAACATCGAGGGAGGTATATCTGAGGAGATTCAAGTCGAACTTGACCAAGAAAGCTTGAATCAATATGGACTCAGCTCTCAGCAAATCTTACAAGCGATTGGCGGATCGAATCAATCGGCTTCGGCTGGCGTCATTGACCGGGGAACTCAAGAGCTCCAGCTCCGAATTCCTGGTCAATACGAATCGATTGATGAAATCCGCGAGACCCTGATCCAAACACCGAGCGAACAGTTTGTAAGGTTAGCCGATGTTGCTTCGGTAGAACGCGATACGACAGGTGAGTCCAACGTTTCACTCGTGAACGGTCAAGAAGCCGTTGTTATGAGTGTATTGAAAAAGACAGACGGAAACACAGTTGCCGTATCTGACGAAGTATTGGCTGCGATGGAAGATATCCGAGCAGAATTGCCCGAAGGCGTCGAACTGAATACCGTCTTCGATACATCGGAGTTCATCCGCATGTCGATTGACTCTGTGGTGCAAAACTTGCTTTTAGGGGCGGCTTTCGCGGTACTCATACTGTTACTATTTTTGAAGTCTTTCAGAGCTACACTAGTAATTGCGCTCTCGTTACCGATTGCCGTCATCACAACGTTTACGCTCATGTATTTTACCGGAGAAACGGTGAATATCTTGACGATGGGTGGACTCGCGCTCGGGATCGGGATGATGGTCGACAGCTCGATCGTCATACTCGAACACATCGTGACCTACCGGGAGCGGGGATACTCGATAGTAGAGGCGTCGAAGAAAGGTGCGTCTGAAATTGCGCCTGCCGTGATCGCCTCGACGACCACGACCTTGGTAGTATTCCTGCCGATTGTGTTCGTTGAGGGAATTGCGTCTGAGATCTTTACGCCACTCGCGCTTACCGTATCGTTTGCGTTAATTGCCTCGTTGGCCGCATCTGTGACACTAATTCCGATGTTGTCCTCGAAGCTATTGACCAAAGCGTTGCGAAAAGATGGACACCGTTACTGGTTCGATCGTGTCCTAAATGGAGTAGTGAAGGTTTATCATAAGATGCTCCGCTGGGTGTTGAAGTGGAGAAAAACTGCGATCTTATTGACGATTTTGACGATCGCGGCAAGTGTGCTTTTGGTACCACGACTTGGTACTGCATTCATTCCAGAAGCGGATCAAGGACAAATTGAAATTAGTGCTACGACTCCTTCAGGAACCAATTTGCAAACGACAGAAGAAGTCGCTAGAGAAATCAACGACGTCATTAACACAGATAGTGACATCGTTGAATCGAATTACGTGTCGATCGGTGGAGGCGGTGGGTTCTCCTTCGATTCGGGATCGAACGAAGCGACTTATATGGTCCAACTGGTACCGGAAGATGAACGGGATATGACGACCCAAGAAGTCATGCAAGCCTGGGATGCAGAAGTACAGGATATTGCAGGAGCTGACATCGTCGTCCGTACAATGGGCGCGAATATCAGTTCAGGAGACCCTGTGCAGATTCAAGTACGCGGACCTGATTTTGAAGTACTACAACAACTATCCGACCAGTTCGTAGAGGTTATTTCGGAGGTTGATGGTGTCTATAATCCTAGTACCTCTGCAGATGAAGGTCGACCGGAAATGCAGATCTTGATTGACAGGGAGGTCGCCAGTGGGTACGGACTGACATTCGATCAAGTCATGGGGCAGGTTACCTCGCAGTTGAACGGCCAGGTAGCTACTCAATATAGGCAATCCGGGGAAGAGCTTGATGTAAGAGTGATGCTACCAGAAGATGAGCGCTCCACAATCGAGGATATTGAAGACTTGAAAATTCAATCGCCTAACGGGGCGTCCGTGAGCTTGATGACACTTGCTGATGTCGTTCAGGACCAAGGGCCAGTGACCCTGTCTAGACAAAACCAGCAACCACAAGTCAGCGTATCCAGTGAGATCATCGACCGCGACTTAGGAAGCGTGTCAGCCGATATCCAGGAGCGCTTGGACGGACTAGACTTGCCGGACGGTTATAGCTATTCCATGGGCGGGGAAGCTCAAGACATGGCTGAAGCATTCGGAGACCTAGCGTTGGCGTTAGTGTTCTCAATCTTCCTTGTATATGCAGTCATGGCGGTACAATTTGAGAACTTCTTATATCCATTCATCATCATGTTCTCGCTGCCAGCGACAATCGTCGGTGTCATATTAGGACTATTCGTTACTGGCATGCCATTCAGTATTCCAGCCTTTATAGGGATCATCATGCTCGCCGGGATAGTCGTCAATAACGCCATCGTGCTGGTAGACTATATCAATATTTTACGCCGGAACGGCAGCGAACGTTGGGATGCAATCATGGAAGCAGGCGCGACACGTTTACGCCCGATCCTGATGACATCACTGACTACGATGCTTGGTATGATCCCGTTGTCGTTGGGCTTAGGCCAAGGCGGCGAAGCACAACAACCAATGGCAGTCGTCATCATATTCGGACTACTCGTATCCATGTTCTTCACACTACTATTGATTCCAGTAGTGTATACACTATTCGATGACTTAAGTGGAAAGATTACAAGAAGAAAACGCAAGAGGAAAGATGCAGTAGAAGCATAA
- a CDS encoding TetR/AcrR family transcriptional regulator, translating to MQDKKKTIIEASIERFAKQGFHATSVQEIVDKAKVAKGSFYNYFDSKEDLIVSIYDYYYASIRNKMENATQSTTDPRESLAKQLDIYFQFIIENQSLIIMLLRDQVPLGKDMESFILKMKQQDFEWTSDNVRKIYGEAIEPYLIDVAVILDGMLKSYSNWLVINSESVNMEHLSYFIIERLDDISLSMINNKAKPAIAEVPKFLKEKELIINKIRQKIHSMVNTGTEKATEALDVLDQELAKSEPQTIVIESMLEHLQQFDALKEDIDQLKRKIGQ from the coding sequence ATGCAAGATAAGAAAAAAACGATCATAGAAGCGAGTATTGAGCGCTTTGCGAAGCAAGGTTTCCACGCGACCTCAGTTCAGGAAATAGTTGATAAAGCGAAAGTTGCAAAGGGATCCTTCTATAATTATTTTGACTCAAAAGAGGACCTGATCGTATCGATTTATGATTACTATTATGCATCCATCCGAAATAAGATGGAGAATGCAACTCAATCAACGACGGATCCAAGGGAATCACTCGCCAAGCAATTAGACATATATTTTCAATTCATTATCGAAAATCAATCATTGATCATCATGCTCCTCCGTGACCAAGTACCTCTCGGAAAAGATATGGAGTCTTTCATACTTAAAATGAAACAGCAGGACTTTGAATGGACGAGTGATAATGTCCGTAAAATATATGGGGAAGCTATTGAACCGTACTTGATCGATGTCGCAGTTATCCTTGATGGCATGCTTAAAAGTTACTCCAACTGGCTCGTCATTAATAGCGAATCTGTGAATATGGAGCATTTATCCTATTTTATCATCGAACGGTTGGATGACATTTCACTCTCGATGATCAACAACAAAGCAAAACCTGCTATCGCGGAAGTACCCAAATTTTTGAAAGAAAAAGAATTGATAATCAATAAAATTCGGCAGAAAATCCACAGTATGGTCAACACTGGTACTGAGAAGGCAACTGAAGCTCTGGATGTTCTGGACCAAGAACTTGCGAAAAGTGAACCACAAACAATCGTGATCGAATCGATGCTCGAGCATTTGCAACAATTCGACGCTTTAAAAGAAGATATCGATCAACTGAAGAGAAAGATCGGACAATAA
- a CDS encoding LCP family protein — protein MESRKERREQHTEKKSRKKKIIAIIIILLLIIGGLLAYLYYKVGQTVDEMHTPVEAINQEEVKDAIDNKETINILLLGVDEREGDVGRSDTMVLASLNPHTNEMLRFNIPRDTFVEIPGRGMDKINHAYAFGGSDLSVQTVENFLDTEVHFYSRINMEGLQDVVDAIGGVTVTNDQAFSHGGHDFREGEIDLNGEQALIFSRMRKQDPEGDLGRNDRQQQIIDAFMDEAASFDSVARVNPLLDAAGTNAESNVEMDDMRNLFLHYRGARDETIKEEIQGSGQRMNGLWYYVVSDEEQQRIRSLLSEHMEAR, from the coding sequence ATGGAGTCTAGAAAAGAACGTCGTGAACAACATACCGAAAAAAAATCACGCAAAAAGAAGATTATCGCAATTATAATTATACTCCTCTTGATTATCGGAGGACTATTGGCTTATTTATATTATAAGGTCGGCCAAACAGTTGATGAAATGCATACCCCTGTAGAAGCAATCAATCAAGAAGAAGTGAAAGATGCAATCGATAATAAAGAGACAATCAACATCCTATTACTTGGAGTTGATGAACGAGAAGGGGATGTAGGACGATCAGATACGATGGTATTGGCATCACTGAATCCACACACCAACGAAATGCTGAGATTTAATATCCCAAGAGATACCTTTGTTGAAATCCCAGGTCGAGGAATGGATAAGATCAACCATGCATATGCATTCGGAGGTTCTGATCTTTCCGTTCAGACAGTTGAGAACTTCTTAGACACTGAAGTCCACTTTTATTCACGAATCAATATGGAAGGATTACAAGATGTAGTGGATGCAATTGGTGGAGTAACAGTGACCAACGATCAAGCATTCAGTCACGGGGGTCATGATTTCCGTGAAGGTGAAATTGATTTGAATGGCGAACAGGCACTGATATTTTCAAGAATGAGAAAACAAGACCCTGAAGGTGATTTAGGTCGTAACGACCGTCAGCAACAAATCATAGACGCATTTATGGATGAAGCGGCTTCATTTGACTCTGTCGCAAGAGTGAATCCATTGTTAGATGCTGCGGGTACGAATGCTGAATCCAATGTAGAGATGGACGATATGCGCAATCTTTTCCTACATTATCGTGGGGCTCGTGATGAGACCATTAAGGAAGAAATTCAGGGATCAGGCCAGAGAATGAACGGCCTTTGGTATTACGTCGTTTCAGATGAAGAACAACAGCGTATTCGGTCGCTATTGTCCGAACATATGGAAGCTAGATAA